One Pantoea eucalypti genomic region harbors:
- the btuD gene encoding vitamin B12 ABC transporter ATP-binding protein BtuD has protein sequence MLLRLHQAAVPGRLLPMNGELAAGQLLHVAGPNGAGKSTLLSVIAGLQPASGRVLLDEKPLIDWRGAALSRVRGWLPQQQAPLSQMPVWHYLRLHLKQAGSQSDVRLSTLLQQLQLQDKLTRSLTRLSGGEWQRVRLAAVCAQIDPLINPHGRLLILDEPMTALDIGQQKAADDLIAALCAAGISVIASSHDLNHSLQHADRVWLMNRGQVVAQGEPAKVLTPQRLTPLYQITFRQIQLEGRTLLTVLP, from the coding sequence ATGCTGTTACGCCTGCATCAGGCTGCTGTTCCCGGGCGGCTGCTGCCAATGAACGGTGAACTTGCCGCCGGTCAGCTGCTGCACGTGGCAGGCCCGAATGGCGCAGGTAAAAGCACCTTACTGAGTGTGATTGCGGGTCTGCAACCCGCCTCAGGGAGGGTGCTGCTGGATGAAAAGCCGCTGATTGACTGGCGCGGCGCGGCGCTCTCCAGGGTTCGGGGCTGGCTGCCCCAGCAGCAGGCGCCGCTGAGCCAGATGCCGGTCTGGCACTATTTACGTCTGCATCTGAAGCAGGCGGGGTCGCAGTCCGATGTCCGGCTCAGTACGCTGCTGCAACAGCTGCAGCTGCAGGATAAATTAACCCGTTCCCTGACCAGACTCTCCGGCGGTGAATGGCAGCGCGTCAGGCTGGCGGCAGTCTGTGCGCAGATTGATCCTCTCATCAATCCCCACGGGCGATTGTTAATTCTTGATGAGCCAATGACGGCGCTGGATATCGGCCAGCAGAAAGCGGCAGACGATCTGATTGCGGCGCTGTGCGCGGCAGGTATCAGCGTTATCGCCAGTAGTCACGACCTCAATCACAGCCTGCAACACGCCGATCGGGTCTGGCTGATGAACAGGGGACAGGTGGTTGCGCAGGGCGAACCGGCAAAGGTCCTGACGCCGCAGCGCCTGACTCCGCTTTACCAGATAACTTTCCGGCAGATTCAACTCGAAGGACGCACGCTACTGACCGTCCTGCCCTGA
- a CDS encoding glutathione peroxidase encodes MNIYETELVTLDGEKTTLSQWQGKVLLVVNVASKCGLTPQYEELENLQKAWQDQGFSVLGFPCNQFLEQEPGSSEEIKTFCSTTYGVTFPMFAKTEVNGEGRHPLYAQMIAARPDAVRPEGSGFYERMESKGRAPKAQGDILWNFEKFLIGRDGSVIQRFAPDMTPEDPIILETIKQALAK; translated from the coding sequence ATGAACATTTATGAGACTGAACTGGTTACGCTCGATGGAGAAAAAACCACGCTGTCACAGTGGCAGGGCAAGGTTCTGCTGGTGGTCAATGTGGCCTCTAAATGTGGTCTGACGCCGCAATATGAAGAGCTGGAAAACCTGCAGAAAGCCTGGCAGGATCAGGGCTTCAGCGTACTCGGTTTCCCCTGCAATCAGTTTCTGGAGCAGGAGCCGGGCAGCAGTGAGGAGATCAAAACCTTCTGCAGCACGACCTATGGCGTCACGTTCCCGATGTTTGCCAAAACCGAGGTCAACGGCGAAGGTCGTCATCCACTCTATGCGCAGATGATCGCGGCCCGTCCTGACGCGGTGCGTCCGGAAGGCAGCGGCTTTTACGAGCGTATGGAGAGTAAAGGCCGCGCGCCGAAAGCGCAGGGCGACATTCTGTGGAATTTCGAAAAATTCCTGATTGGCCGTGACGGCAGCGTGATCCAGCGTTTTGCACCTGATATGACGCCGGAAGATCCAATCATTCTGGAAACCATTAAGCAGGCGCTGGCAAAATAG
- the btuC gene encoding vitamin B12 ABC transporter permease BtuC, translating into MSLLDTFARQSDQRGQKWLSALALTLCALLCLSLCAGDSWIAPAAWFTESGRLFVWQLRLPRSLAVVLVGASLAICGVVMQALFTNPLAEPGLLGVSNGAGIGLVLGVLLGSGSLWSLGLAAMAGALIITLILLHFAHRQLSVTRLLLTGVALGIICSAIMTWAVYFSTSLDLRQLMYWMMGGFSGIDWRYGWMMLALLPVMLALGATGPILNLLALGETSARQLGLSLFYWRNLLVLAMGWLVGISVAMAGAIGFVGLVIPHLLRLSGISDHRYLLPASALAGAAVLLAADIVARLALTSAELPIGVVTATLGAPLFIILLVKSSR; encoded by the coding sequence ATGTCTCTGCTCGACACGTTCGCGCGCCAGTCCGACCAGCGCGGCCAGAAATGGCTGAGTGCGCTGGCTCTTACGCTCTGTGCACTGCTCTGTCTCAGCCTCTGTGCCGGAGACAGCTGGATCGCGCCCGCAGCGTGGTTCACCGAGAGCGGCAGACTCTTTGTCTGGCAGTTGCGGTTGCCCCGCAGCCTGGCGGTGGTGCTGGTGGGGGCGTCTCTGGCGATATGCGGTGTGGTGATGCAGGCGCTGTTTACCAATCCGCTGGCAGAGCCTGGCCTCCTTGGCGTCTCGAACGGCGCCGGTATTGGCCTGGTGCTCGGCGTGCTGCTGGGCAGCGGCTCGCTGTGGAGCCTCGGGCTGGCGGCGATGGCCGGTGCGTTGATTATTACGCTGATTCTGCTGCATTTTGCGCATCGTCAGCTTTCGGTCACCCGGCTGTTGCTGACCGGTGTGGCGCTGGGGATTATTTGCAGCGCCATCATGACCTGGGCGGTCTACTTCAGCACCAGTCTCGATCTGCGTCAGTTGATGTACTGGATGATGGGGGGATTCAGCGGGATTGACTGGCGCTATGGCTGGATGATGCTGGCGCTGCTGCCGGTGATGCTGGCCCTGGGAGCGACCGGGCCAATCCTCAATCTGCTGGCGCTGGGCGAGACATCCGCCCGTCAGCTCGGACTGTCCCTCTTTTACTGGCGTAACCTGCTGGTGCTGGCGATGGGATGGCTGGTGGGTATCAGCGTCGCGATGGCCGGTGCCATTGGTTTTGTCGGGCTGGTCATCCCGCATCTCCTGCGCCTGAGCGGTATCAGCGATCACCGTTATCTGCTGCCGGCCTCGGCGCTGGCGGGCGCGGCGGTGCTTCTGGCCGCCGATATCGTGGCACGTCTGGCGCTGACCTCGGCGGAATTGCCGATAGGTGTCGTGACCGCGACACTGGGCGCGCCGCTGTTTATTATTTTACTGGTGAAATCTTCGCGCTAG